In the Phaseolus vulgaris cultivar G19833 chromosome 7, P. vulgaris v2.0, whole genome shotgun sequence genome, one interval contains:
- the LOC137829508 gene encoding probable indole-3-pyruvate monooxygenase YUCCA8: MEDMFRLVDCEEMFSKRCIWVNGPVIVGAGPSGLATAACLKEQGVPFMVLERAECIASLWQKRTYDRLKLHLPKHFCQLPNFPFPQHFPQYPSKNQFIDYLQSYARHFDINPRFNHCVQSAKYDEISGLWRVKTVATCGSVKNEFEYICRWLVVATGENAECVMPDIEGLGEFKGDVIHACEYKCGERFKGKKVLVVGCGNSGMELSLDLSNHNASPSIVVRSSVHVLPREVFGKSTFELATLMLQWLPLWVVDKILLVLAWLVLGNIDKFGLKRPSEGPLLWKNTKGKTPVLDIGTLEKIRSGDIKVVPAIKRFNEGCVELVNGEKQDVDAVVLATGYRSNVPSWLQEGEFLSENGFPNGWKGNVGVYAVGFTRRGLSGASFDAIKIAGDIGQLWKQETKQKKHRTIACHRRCISQF, encoded by the exons atggaaGACATGTTTCGCCTAGTTGATTGCGAAGAGATGTTCTCAAAACGTTGCATTTGGGTGAACGGTCCTGTGATCGTAGGGGCAGGTCCTTCAGGACTAGCCACAGCAGCATGTCTTAAAGAACAAGGGGTACCCTTCATGGTTCTTGAAAGAGCTGAATGCATAGCCTCACTGTGGCAAAAACGTACCTACGACAGACTAAAACTTCACCTTCCCAAACACTTCTGTCAGCTCCCTAACTTTCCATTCCCACAACACTTCCCCCAATACCCCTCCAAGAATCAGTTCATAGACTATCTCCAATCCTATGCACGACACTTTGACATAAACCCACGATTCAACCACTGTGTCCAGAGCGCCAAGTACGATGAAATCAGCGGGTTGTGGAGGGTGAAAACCGTTGCCACCTGTGGCTCTGTGAAGAATGAGTTTGAGTACATTTGCAGGTGGCTCGTGGTGGCCACTGGTGAGAATGCGGAGTGCGTGATGCCTGACATAGAAGGATTGGGGGAATTCAAAGGCGATGTTATTCATGCATGTGAGTACAAGTGTGGGGAAAGATTCAAGGGGAAGAAAGTGCTTGTTGTTGGTTGTGGCAACTCTGGCATGGAGCTTTCACTTGACTTGTCTAACCACAATGCTTCTCCTTCCATCGTTGTTCGTAGCTCG GTTCATGTGTTGCCGAGAGAAGTGTTTGGGAAGTCAACGTTTGAATTGGCGACTTTGATGCTGCAATGGTTGCCACTTTGGGTGGTGGACAAGATTCTATTGGTGCTGGCGTGGTTGGTGTTGGGGAACATAGACAAGTTTGGGCTGAAAAGGCCTTCGGAAGGTCCTTTATTGTGGAAGAACACAAAGGGTAAGACCCCTGTTTTGGACATTGGCACCTTGGAGAAAATTAGATCCGGTGACATAAAAGTTGTGCCAGCAATAAAGAGGTTCAATGAAGGGTGCGTGGAGCTTGTTAATGGTGAAAAACAAGATGTTGATGCAGTGGTGCTTGCAACTGGGTACCGTAGCAATGTTCCTTCTTGGCTTCAG GAAGGTGAATTTTTGTCAGAGAATGGTTTTCCAAATGGTTGGAAAGGAAATGTTGGAGTATATGCTGTTGGGTTCACAAGGAGAGGGCTCTCTGGTGCCTCCTTCGATGCTATCAAAATTGCTGGAGACATTGGCCAACTTTGGAAACAAGAGACTAAGCAAAAGAAACATCGTACCATTGCTTGTCATAGACGTTGCATTTCTCAGTTTTGA
- the LOC137828975 gene encoding glutaredoxin-C5, chloroplastic — MALVLGNVVLLSLSNFKPSKNLSFSSSSSFSVTKHLFPHSRPITSINASPTPNRHLPSVRATSSSSSSFGSRLEDTINKTVAENPVVVYSKTWCSYSSEVKSLFKKLGVNPLVFELDEMGPQGPQLQKGLERITGQHTVPNVFIGGKHIGGCSDTMKLYRKGELEPLLSEAKTKNPEN; from the exons ATGGCGTTGGTTTTGGGTAACGTtgttcttctttctctctcaaaCTTCAAACCTTCCAAAaacctttctttttcttcttcttcttccttctctgtCACCAAACATCTCTTCCCTCACTCTCGTCCCATTACCTCCATCAATGCCTCTCCAACGCCTAACCGCCACCTCCCCTCCGTTCGAGCCacctcctcttcctcttcctccttcGGCTCTCGTCTCGAAGACACCATCAACAAAACCGTTGCAGAAAACCCCGTCGTCGTTTATTCCAAAACCTGGTGCTCCTATTCTTCTGAGGTCAAATCCCTCTTCAAAAAGCTCGGCGTCAATCCCTTGGTCTTCGAATTAGACGAAatgg GTCCTCAAGGGCCACAGCTGCAGAAGGGGTTGGAAAGGATCACAGGGCAACACACCGTGCCAAATGTATTTATTG GCGGCAAACACATTGGCGGCTGTTCAG ATACCATGAAGCTGTACCGGAAAGGAGAACTTGAACCTTTGCTATCTGAGGCTAAAACTAAAAATCCAGAGAACTAA